aggaaatgtaaatgaaatgagaAATGATGGTGAGCATACCCTTGCAGAACGATTCGTTCTTGTAGTTGACCTTGCCGGTTGTAGATCGCAACCGTTCCATCACTACCCGTGCTGGCCAGAAGCTGGCCCGAGGCGCCCGTTTGCCACAAGAAGTATACATCGCCCTGACCGTGTGGCTCCTCATGCCGAAATAGAACCTTTCGAAtcgatgagaaaaaaaagcggttACAAACGTAAGGCGCAAATACCTCGCGAAGACGAGTAATTGTTGGCTTTAACTACCGAGTGTTAATTACCTTTTCGCTGCTCATCCTCTCCAGCTTTGGTTCGATGTGTTCCCGTTATTTGGAATTGGCATGTAGTTCATACGACAAGTAAACTCATTGTCGAGGCTTGATGCACTTTATATTTTTGCGTAGCAAATTCCGAACGGCCGTTTATCGTTCAGATgatttttctacgattttgGACGACGGAAAATTTGTATGTTTACTACTTTCCACTGTGAACGGTTGCTATGGGAACAGGGAACACTTTTCCGCAACCTTTGCGCTTGAACTTCCCATTGCACGTTAGGCGATAGGCACAGAGAAGCAAAATGTTTATCTCCAACAAAgctgaaattaaaaatatacatatattttAACGAAACTTGGCAAAGAGGTCCATAATTATCTGTCCATTTGTCTTCCGTTATCGTATTAAGACTGTGCCGCGAAAAAGTGCTGCTGGATCTCGGACCGTAAGCGAATCGAGAATTAAACGGTTGTTATTcaccaaaaattaacaaacattACCCGAAAAACGTGAAACACTAATAAGAGAGTAATTTTTAACTTTGTCCaaccaaacgcaaaaaccaaacaacctTTCTCCCAGTTTGTTGTGGTTCATTTGTTTGACAATTTGCGTGAacctaaaataaataaatgaacctGAGCTGtcacttttttaaatataaaaaatattaattgtatttaaaaaaatattagatttcattttatgaatATAACCCCaaagtggaaataaaattaacataaGTTAATTTTGCACGAAGTTGGATAAGTAAATTTCATTGGAACaccctttttgttttggtatATTACGCAAAGCTTGCAAagtcattttatttcaaatgtGGTTCGGTAGGCAAAAAGCGATAGCAATATCAGAGTAGCGCATCATACACATTCTTAGTAAACATCAAGCGTAATCAGCTGGCAGTTAATGAGCGCAGTGTACTGTTGGGATCGTGTTTCCCCGATTACTTCAATTCCGTGCACTCCTCAGCCTTATCAATAGCTTCTTCCTTAGCTTCCAGTGCGAGCCCAGAATCCGATTCCGTATCACGACACTCGCTCGCATTGTCAATCGGTGCGCCATCATCTACCAGCGCCTGTGCTTGAACCGGTTCCTCCTCACCAATGATGATCTCTTCCGGGTCCGGTGCCCGTGGCAAAAATTCCTCGTCGGGGTACAGCTccaggaaaattgttttcgcttGCCGAATGCTGTGATCGTAGTCCAGCTCATGGAACGGGCCGCAGGTCAGATGTATGCCAGCTGGAAGAGACCCCTCGGTTGTCTGTTCGCATACCGCACAGGTTGGAATATTAAAGTATGCCTCGTACAAAATGGTCGACACCGTGTTTTCAATCGGCTCAGCTGAGGCATTTTCCGGCGTCACGGTCGATTCGGTTGCTTTGGGATAGTCGGAGTTGAGAATTTGTTTCACATAAGGTTTAAGGTCGCTTTCAGGATTTTCCGTTACGGCGACCGATGTTATGTGGATTAGAACTGTAGGAATGAAAATAACAGACTTATTGTGTCAGCACATTACCTCTAGCAATTTTATAGTAAGTTTGGTAGCGTACGTACAAATTTCTTTGGGACAAGTGCCACTGGAATGCGCCAGCTGCAGTATCGTGGCCCCCGCGGGCTGCCCGTCAACCGGTGGTAGCTTCATAATCGCCACTCCTCCCCCTCCGGGATTTTGTGAAACTCCTCCAAAAGGCACATTCGTTAGTATGACGGCTCGCGCCAGTTTTCCACAAACCGAGCTGCGTTTTTTAACACTGCCTTTATCGTGCAAAAACACTTCACACCCCAAGTATCCTTGTCCGACGACTAAATCTTTTGACTTGATGTTCTGCTTGCCACATTTGACCGATTCATAGTTCCGTCCCGTTGGTTCCCTGCTCAACTGAACACCTCCAATCGCTTTGTTCAAACAGTaaatgccaccgaaaacggcacacaaTCGGCAAAAGCATTGTGGAATCTCACCGCAACCGTACACAGGGAAAAGAAACGGGCTGTTACCGTAGTGACCAAGGCTCATGAGGAACTTCTTCACTCCTGCCATCCCCTCGCGACAACCCGTGCGATCGTCACCCATCGCTATCGCGTACAGCACGTAGTGAATCAGATTAGGGGTCAGTTTGTGGCTCTGCAGGTGTTCCAGAAAGGTTTTATCCTCCGGCACACCGCCAACTTCCAAGTGGTCCTCTCCCTCACTGCCGTCATCATACGCAGCGCAACTTTGAAGAAACTTCATCAAAAGGCGCTTTTCAATTACATTCACGTCTTTGCTGGTGAAGACGTCCGACCGTGAACAGGGAACGGTCATGATGCGGCCCTCCCAAACCGTAGCGACCCGATCGAGAGCCCGGAACTCGGCGTATCGGCAAATATTGGAAGATATAAGTAACTCCACGAGCGATCCGCGCGCATACATCAACTTTGGTGTCAAATCGATGTTAAAACGGCGAAACTCTTGCTCAATCCTCTCTTGGTTCCAACCATCCACGTCACCGTGGCGCTTAAAATCGTACCACTGTTCGCGACCATTCTGTACGGCCGTTGGTCGGCGGCGGAGCAGAAGAAAGTCCTGTGGAACCGGTTCTTCCACAGGTTCCGGTTTCTGCTCATCGGAACGGAGGTACTTCCGGAATGATTCGAAGTTAAACGATGCCCAATAACCGCCGTAGTAATCGTTGGAGTCCAAATGTAGAACCGTTTTTCCGACTCGACTTGCCGCAGCAGCAATGATCGATTCCGTAAGGCCTGCACAGTGTTCAATTTATTATTGGTGTCTGGACAACTAATGATAATGCATACCAGTGACTCACCCGTTCCTATCACGATTAGATCGAACTCCGTCGGAAGGTCCTCTTCCATGATTGTTGTGGTTCTCTGTCTGGTCGCGCTGTGGTCGAGACAGTGGGTTGAATAGGACCGAAATCGAAGCGAAACCACAGTATAATATCTCTCTCAAGAAACCATCAACGAAACGGGAGGTATAcaaagaaattgatttatcgACTGAGCTCTCGAACCAATCTGAGGCCAATCGAACTGtgtcgttttttgttgtgacgGCCAATCGATTACACCGACCATTTATGTCAAATGGGCAGAGCGAAGAAAGCCCGGAAACGAACGCAGCCATAGTCCGGTAAGCAGCAGAAACGGACGCAGCTGTACTCCGGTGCAAAAGCAAATGATTCAAATTATTTGATAGTTTTGTAGAAAGACATAAATAGCACATAAAACAATAAGCAAATCATAATTCTTGACACTACTTCTTCTTATATGCCCAtttagtttaaaataaaattatgtttaataCTTACAATGTGTCGAGAAGGGACGCGGTCGATGAAGAATGTTATAATTTTCGTTAGCatgaaaatttgattgaaaagcTGTTTTACAGACATTACAGATGAAATGATGAGTGGAGTTGTTCGGCGATAACAACTTAAAACCATACTGCTAGTACACGGATAAActttaatttaactttaactAAACTTTTATAAACTTGGAACAACGGTTTATTCGATTTCATATGATTTTCGTTATAAAAACTTGACCCATCCATAAAGCCGCTAAGGTTTGGCGAGGTAGAATTGCAAAATAGTAGAATTATATTCTGCATCAACGATAAGGCATAAATGCTTTCAAGTCGTCAAAAtgatatattttttattgctgtGTGAGCACGATAACTTGCGTTGATAAATTATGCCCGAAGTAACCAGGGGCTTAGATAGCAtgataatataaataaaaattctgTGCCACCCTTTTCTTGGTAAGAGTTTTGCTCGAAAATGTTTCTTACATCATTTTCAGCGTATCGATTGCGGCGATCAGTCGCTCAATTTCAACCTTCGATTGATCCAACTTTTCTTGGTTCGCTTTCCGAACGTCTTCCGGCACCTTGCCGGCATAGTTTGCTACGGACATTGCCTGTTGCAGCTTGGCCACAGTTTGCGTTAGCGTCTCCTGCTTTTTACCCATTTTTTCGATCTCTTTGTCCACCTCGATCAAACCCTTCAGCATCAGGTGTACCACACACTGGCCCGTGATGGTAAGAATCGCACACCCGGCAGGTGGTACCATGCCGAAATGTACCGTCGAGTAAGCCATTGTTTCCAGCTCGCCACCGAACCGTTCCAGCGCGCTGCGCACGCCTTCATCCGCGCAAATGAAGTACGCATCAGTTTTCGTCTTGTTGGGGATATTGTAATCGCTACGGGCGGAGCGTATATCTCGAGCCGTTTTTTGCACAAACTCGAATCCcttttcgatcgattcatCCTTCCAGGGGCACACATCTGCTTCCGGGTAAGGGGCAACACAAATACtcgccaccgttcgatggTCACCTCTAGGCAGCCGCTGATAGAGTTCCTCCGTTATGAATGGCATAAAGGGCGATAGCAGTTTCAGGCCGAGATTGAGACATGTGTAGAGCGTGCGCCGTGCATTATTCTGAGAGCGTTCGTCACCCGTCTGAAATACGCATTTCAAACACTCCAAATACACGTCGCACAAATCGTAGAGCCAGAAATTGTAGCACGCATTGGTCGCCATAGCGAACTCATACTTCTCGAAGCCTCGATTTGACACCTCTATACACCCAGCTAACCGTGAAAGTATCCATCGATCAATATTGCCACCTTCTCCGCCGTCCTGCAAGGTAAATATAACGTAAACAGAATATAAAATAAGGTCACAAActttggtggaaaataaagGCAAAGCCTCTCTGGAACTTACCAGGGTTGTAATGACATCGTACGTGTCCGTTCCTGAGAAATACATGAGGGCGAACTTGGTGGCGTTCCacaatttgttgcaaaagaaCCGATATCCTTGCACACGATTGATGTCCAGATTGATATCACGAGCCTGCGTCATATAGGCGCAAAGCGCAAACCGAAGTGCATCCGTTCCACACTCCGGTATACCGTTCGGATAGTCTTGCTTCTGTCccgctttcgctttttcgacTTCGCGCGGATCAAGATTGGAATCAAGCAGTTGCTCGTGCAGTCCTTCGAGCGAAATGCCCAATATAACGTCCATCGGATCGATAACGTTACCGAGCGATTTGGACATCTTACGCCCGTGGGCGTCTCGGACCATCGGATGCAGAAACACCTCCCGGAATGGTAGCTTGCCGAGCAGTGTTTGACCGAAAAACACCATTCGGGCGACCCAGAAGAAAAGAATGTCGTGCCCCGTTTCCAGCAGCGTCGTTGGGTAGAACAGTTTCAGGTCGTCGGTGTTATCGGGCCACCCAAACACGGAGAAAGGAAACAGACCGGAACTGAACCACGTGTCCAGCACATCCTCATCCTGCTGCAGCGTAATGCATGATTTGTCCACATTCAGCGCCGAAGCCGCCTTGCTCAGGGCTTCCGCTTCAGAGCGTCCAACAAACCAACGGTTTTCGTCGCTCAAATCACTAGGTGCTTTGGAAGGATCCTTGAAAACCACTTGGTAGGCAGGAATCCGATGGCCCCACCAGAGCTGCCTGGAAACGCACCAATCGCGTATCTCGTCCATCCAGTGGTACCAAGTTTTTCGGTGCACCTCGGGCGTGATAATTAGTTCCCCGGAACGGACTGCTTCCGTCGCACTGGCCGCCATCTCACTGCAACGTACGTACCATTGCGGTTTGATCAACGGTTCCACGATGTCTTTGGATCGTGAGCAAACCGGCACGACCATCGGATTGTCCTTGGTGTCCCGATAGAGACCCCGCTCTTGAAGTACCGCCAAAATGGCCTTTCGCGCATCAAACCGTTTCATGCCCGTAAACGGCCCATAGTCGCCAGTGATAACTCCATCGTCGGTGAATATCGTCACGAACGGCAGGTTGTGCCTCTTGCCTACCTCGTAATCATTGGGGTCATGCGCCGGAGTAATTTTTACTGCACCCGTCCCGAACTCCCGCTCCACAAACTCATCGCACACAATCGGTAGCTGACGGGCACAAAACGGATGCTGCACGAACTTTCCATGGAGATGCTTGTAGCGTTCGTCGTTCGGATGTACTGCCACCGCCGTATCGCCGAGCATCGTCTCCACACGAGTTGTGGCCACCACAATCTCCTCCGTCTCACTACCGCACACTTTGTACGCGAAGGACACCAAAACACCAAACTCGACCTTCTCGGAGTAGCCAGGAATCGAAAGCTGAGTTCGACCCGCCACTTCCACCTTGTCCACCTCAATGTCGGAGATGGCCGAACGTAACGTACAAGACCAGTTGACCAGCCGGCTGCTGCGATAGATTAGACCCTGTTCGTGCATCCGAACGAATGCTTCAGTCACCGCCTTGCACAGTTTCGGGTCCATCGTAAAGCAGGCGCGGTCCCAGTCAAACGATGAGCCGAGCTTCTTTAACTGATGGTAGATCCGATCGCCCTTCTCGTTGCGCCATTGCCAGATCTTATCGATGAACTTTTCGCGACCGAGGTCGTGAcgcgtttgctgctgctcgcgcCACAGCTTTTTCTCTACCACCACCTGCGTGGCAATGCCGGCATGATCGCAACCCGGCACCCACAACGTAGTGCGTCCCTTCATCCGGTTCCAACGGGTAATGGCGTCCTCAATAGCGTTGGTTAGCGCGTGGCCGAGATGCAATGAGCCGGTTACGTTCGGCGGCGGAATGACCATGACGAATTGGCCATTCGGATTATTTAACTTACGCTAGAAAATCAAAATCACAATCGAATGACCAGAGAATGTAATGCCCATCCTGCAATCCTTGTACTTACCCCGTACTCTGGTTTAAAGAATCCTTCCTTCTCCCACCAG
The nucleotide sequence above comes from Anopheles bellator chromosome 1, idAnoBellAS_SP24_06.2, whole genome shotgun sequence. Encoded proteins:
- the LOC131214937 gene encoding rab proteins geranylgeranyltransferase component A produces the protein MEEDLPTEFDLIVIGTGLTESIIAAAASRVGKTVLHLDSNDYYGGYWASFNFESFRKYLRSDEQKPEPVEEPVPQDFLLLRRRPTAVQNGREQWYDFKRHGDVDGWNQERIEQEFRRFNIDLTPKLMYARGSLVELLISSNICRYAEFRALDRVATVWEGRIMTVPCSRSDVFTSKDVNVIEKRLLMKFLQSCAAYDDGSEGEDHLEVGGVPEDKTFLEHLQSHKLTPNLIHYVLYAIAMGDDRTGCREGMAGVKKFLMSLGHYGNSPFLFPVYGCGEIPQCFCRLCAVFGGIYCLNKAIGGVQLSREPTGRNYESVKCGKQNIKSKDLVVGQGYLGCEVFLHDKGSVKKRSSVCGKLARAVILTNVPFGGVSQNPGGGGVAIMKLPPVDGQPAGATILQLAHSSGTCPKEIFLIHITSVAVTENPESDLKPYVKQILNSDYPKATESTVTPENASAEPIENTVSTILYEAYFNIPTCAVCEQTTEGSLPAGIHLTCGPFHELDYDHSIRQAKTIFLELYPDEEFLPRAPDPEEIIIGEEEPVQAQALVDDGAPIDNASECRDTESDSGLALEAKEEAIDKAEECTELK
- the LOC131209206 gene encoding valine--tRNA ligase, with the translated sequence MSNATAAVKDDLSQAAPVKTEKQLKKEAEKAAKLAKLQEKLNKKQQQEQQSAAKPKTEKKLKETKEAIVYGGSTKEGEKKDLTGPFPDAYSPQYVEAAWYSWWEKEGFFKPEYGRKLNNPNGQFVMVIPPPNVTGSLHLGHALTNAIEDAITRWNRMKGRTTLWVPGCDHAGIATQVVVEKKLWREQQQTRHDLGREKFIDKIWQWRNEKGDRIYHQLKKLGSSFDWDRACFTMDPKLCKAVTEAFVRMHEQGLIYRSSRLVNWSCTLRSAISDIEVDKVEVAGRTQLSIPGYSEKVEFGVLVSFAYKVCGSETEEIVVATTRVETMLGDTAVAVHPNDERYKHLHGKFVQHPFCARQLPIVCDEFVEREFGTGAVKITPAHDPNDYEVGKRHNLPFVTIFTDDGVITGDYGPFTGMKRFDARKAILAVLQERGLYRDTKDNPMVVPVCSRSKDIVEPLIKPQWYVRCSEMAASATEAVRSGELIITPEVHRKTWYHWMDEIRDWCVSRQLWWGHRIPAYQVVFKDPSKAPSDLSDENRWFVGRSEAEALSKAASALNVDKSCITLQQDEDVLDTWFSSGLFPFSVFGWPDNTDDLKLFYPTTLLETGHDILFFWVARMVFFGQTLLGKLPFREVFLHPMVRDAHGRKMSKSLGNVIDPMDVILGISLEGLHEQLLDSNLDPREVEKAKAGQKQDYPNGIPECGTDALRFALCAYMTQARDINLDINRVQGYRFFCNKLWNATKFALMYFSGTDTYDVITTLDGGEGGNIDRWILSRLAGCIEVSNRGFEKYEFAMATNACYNFWLYDLCDVYLECLKCVFQTGDERSQNNARRTLYTCLNLGLKLLSPFMPFITEELYQRLPRGDHRTVASICVAPYPEADVCPWKDESIEKGFEFVQKTARDIRSARSDYNIPNKTKTDAYFICADEGVRSALERFGGELETMAYSTVHFGMVPPAGCAILTITGQCVVHLMLKGLIEVDKEIEKMGKKQETLTQTVAKLQQAMSVANYAGKVPEDVRKANQEKLDQSKVEIERLIAAIDTLKMM